From the genome of Flavobacterium luteolum, one region includes:
- a CDS encoding YihY/virulence factor BrkB family protein — MKNHNIFSKTWYLLKTTFLEFNDDNAIKLSAALSYYTIFALPPLLIIIITICGFFFGEEAVTGQLYGQINRLVGNNAAVQIQEAIKNVQLSDSNVFVTVFGVVMLLIGASGVFAEIQSSINYIWGLRAKPNKGLKKFIQNRLMSFSMIVSVGFLMLVSLMVNATLDVLNARLKLYFPDTTVYFFYVVNLVIVFASITLLFAIIFRTLPDGIIKWKDAFIGASSTAILFMIGKFAIGVYLGNSTVASVYGAAGSVIIILVWVYYSAIILYFGAEFTKVYAKAFGGSISPNDYSVEIQKEIFEIEN; from the coding sequence AACGATGACAATGCGATAAAGTTAAGCGCGGCGTTATCTTATTATACCATTTTTGCTTTGCCTCCTTTGTTGATCATTATAATTACCATTTGTGGCTTCTTTTTTGGGGAAGAGGCAGTCACAGGTCAATTATATGGTCAGATAAATCGATTGGTCGGGAATAATGCTGCTGTACAGATTCAGGAGGCAATCAAAAATGTTCAATTATCAGACAGTAATGTCTTTGTAACCGTATTTGGAGTTGTGATGCTTTTAATTGGAGCATCAGGAGTTTTTGCAGAAATTCAGAGTTCAATTAATTATATATGGGGACTTCGAGCAAAACCAAATAAAGGCTTGAAAAAATTTATTCAAAACAGATTAATGTCATTTTCGATGATCGTTTCTGTTGGATTTTTAATGTTGGTCAGTTTAATGGTCAATGCTACACTCGACGTTTTAAATGCCCGTTTAAAACTTTATTTTCCAGACACAACAGTTTATTTTTTTTATGTGGTTAATTTGGTGATTGTTTTTGCCAGTATTACATTGCTTTTTGCTATTATATTCCGAACTTTACCAGACGGCATTATCAAATGGAAAGATGCTTTTATTGGAGCATCCAGCACTGCGATTTTGTTTATGATAGGTAAATTTGCAATTGGCGTTTACTTAGGAAATTCAACCGTTGCAAGTGTTTATGGCGCAGCGGGTTCTGTGATTATAATTTTGGTTTGGGTATATTATTCGGCTATTATTTTATATTTTGGAGCAGAATTTACAAAAGTTTATGCCAAAGCTTTCGGTGGAAGTATTTCGCCAAATGATTATTCTGTAGAAATACAAAAAGAGATTTTTGAAATAGAAAATTAA
- a CDS encoding NADPH-dependent FMN reductase, with protein sequence MKIIAFGGSNSKHSINKRLATYASSLFENAEVEILDLNDFAMPVFSVDLEKEIGQHEVAQAFLNKLKEADILVVSMAENNGNYSVAFKNVFDWSSRIEKDVFQHKPMLLLATSPGGRGGASVLGIAQNLFPRYGAEIKGSFSLPAFGSNFDLQENKISNPELDQELKDIIKSNF encoded by the coding sequence ATGAAAATAATAGCCTTTGGAGGAAGTAACAGTAAGCACTCAATCAATAAACGTTTAGCTACTTATGCATCAAGTTTGTTTGAAAATGCCGAAGTTGAAATTTTAGATCTTAACGATTTTGCAATGCCAGTTTTTAGTGTAGATCTTGAAAAAGAAATAGGTCAGCATGAAGTGGCGCAAGCATTCCTGAATAAACTTAAAGAAGCCGATATTTTGGTGGTTTCAATGGCAGAAAATAATGGAAATTATTCGGTTGCTTTCAAAAATGTTTTCGACTGGAGTTCTCGAATCGAAAAAGACGTTTTTCAGCACAAACCAATGTTATTATTGGCAACTTCGCCTGGAGGCAGAGGAGGCGCATCTGTTTTAGGAATTGCGCAGAATCTTTTCCCTCGTTACGGGGCAGAAATTAAAGGCAGTTTCTCATTGCCAGCATTTGGCTCGAATTTTGATTTGCAAGAAAATAAAATCTCTAATCCAGAATTGGATCAGGAATTGAAAGATATTATTAAATCAAATTTTTAA